Proteins encoded in a region of the Polyodon spathula isolate WHYD16114869_AA chromosome 41, ASM1765450v1, whole genome shotgun sequence genome:
- the LOC121305060 gene encoding protein phosphatase 1D-like has protein sequence MGCNRQQTNTKLNGLLADVFSCLSLCRCVQGQYGMSNAWQLVSHSLLRWRQRGLRADNTSAIVLTISEPLDKNTAVRKDEVLLNLLDGPFYSQDEGPPSSWSRCSTPLIERAESDVADVTSERLPPLERQNGLSAKSLGSKSESHRPTSSPGCLPQPVPESPERALAMTNENHASCSSPSPSLPDLRPARFHSSMGTAEAPASAQPRPGLKRTLEESNSGPASKKLRRSVSRSPESPSPSHCAPPKRRNPDRLSMRRSLRGHKPAGIPALLHQHRKSICVC, from the exons ATGGGG TGCAACAggcaacaaacaaatacaaagctGAATGGACTGCTTGCTGATGTCTTCTCTTGCCTGTCTCTGTGCCGGTGTGTTCAGGGCCAGTACGGGATGTCCAATGCCTGGCAGCTGGTAAGCCACTCCCTGCTGCGATGGAGACAGCGCGGGCTGCGTGCCGACAATACCAGCGCCATCGTCCTCACCATCTCGGAGCCTCTGGACAAGAACACTGCGGTGCGCAAAGATGAGGTGCTGCTAAACCTACTGGACGGGCCCTTCTACAGCCAAGACGAGGGCCCTCCTAGCTCCTGGTCTCGCTGCTCCACTCCGCTCATCGAG agaGCAGAATCTGATGTGGCTGATGTGACCTCTGAGCGTCTGCCTCCACTGGAGCGCCAAAATGGGCTCTCTGCAAAGAGCCTGGGATCCAAGAGTGAGTCTCACCGACCCACCAGCAGCCCCGGCTGCTTACCTCAGCCTGTTCCTGAGTCTCCCGAAAGAGCCCTGGCTATGACCAATGAGAACCATGCCAGCTGCAGCTCTCCATCTCCCAGCCTCCCGGACCTCCGTCCTGCCAGGTTTCACAGCAGCATGGGCACAGCAGAGGCGCCTGCCTCCGCACAGCCGCGGCCTGGCTTGAAACGGACCCTGGAGGAGTCCAATTCGGGCCCAGCCAGCAAGAAGCTTCGGCGCAGTGTATCCCGCTCTCCTGAGAGCCCGTCCCCAAGCCACTGCGCCCCCCCGAAGCGCAGGAACCCCGACAGGCTCTCCATGCGCCGCAGCCTGAGGGGGCACAAACCAGCGGGTATCCCAGCTCTGCTGCACCAGCACAGGAAAAGCATCTGTGTGTGCTGA